AATTGCGGATAGAGGGAATTTCTCCCGATCGGATTAAAGGATATGATATGGAAGAAACAAATCACGTTGGTGTGGCGACGCGAATCGCGAACGATCATGCGGATGTCGGAATTGGAATTGAGAAAACGGCGCAAATGGTTGGCATTGATTTTATTCCAATGATCGAAGAACGTTATGATTTGGTTATCTTAAAAACAGCAGAAAATCAACCGTTTATTCGCGCATTATTGGAAGTAATTCGTTCCGACGCTTTTCAGCAGGAAATTAACGCGCTTGGCGGCTACAACTTATCGCAAACTGGAAAAATCATCTACGAAACGTAAAGAGCCACTAGGAAGTGGCCTTTTTACTTGATTTAATAAATTGTTAATCTTTTATTTAGATCGATTCAAGAGCCGTTCATTATAATCAAGTTAGAGTAAGAGAGCCATTACAGCTTCTCAAGAGGAAAATATAAAAAAGAAGGAGCATTAAGATGAAACGTAGCAAAAAAAGAATGACAGCGCTCGCATTTACGGTCGGAGCCAGTTTGTTTATTTCCACGGCCTTTGCCGATGCGTTGCTCGGGTCCGGCTATGATCGACTGAAAACTTCCGTGAAAACGACGGCGGCGCAAATGGAAGAGGGTATGGACAACTATACGGTGGAGATGTTGGTATCGATCAAAGACAACGATCGAACGCTCGTTCAAATGTCGAATGTGATGAAAGAGGACCAAACGAAGCGGATGACCGAAAACGAATCTGTTACACAATATGGTAGCGGAAAGAGCGAGAGCCATTATATTTACAGCGATGTAAAACAAAGTATTTCGAAACATGGTTCCGAGAACAAATATTATGTCACTGATTATTCCGATGATCCAGAGCGGGAAATGTATCACATGTTCGACAACCCTTTTAAACAACAAGGGGCTCAAGAAATGGAGAAGATTATTGACGCGATGATTGGCAATTTAAAAGAACATGTCCAAGCTGAAGAGCGCGCGGAAGGCGGTAAATTGTACTCGGGTAGTTTATCTGCCACACAAGTGCCTGCGATCGTTAACGCTGTGTCTTCGTTTGGTGTGAAGCAATTTATACGCGATCAAAACCGTCATGGCGGGCCTGATATGAAAGTAGAAGAAATCGAGAGTGATATCTTCGTTAAAAAGGTGACAGGAACCGCGATTGAAAACAAGGCGGGTTTATTGGAACACCTGACGGGTGAAATCATATTGTCTGGAAAAGACAAAAATGGAGCGCAGCGCGAATTTTCCTTGCAAGTTGTGTTTAATTTATCGCAAATCGGAAGCACAAAGATTGCCGCGCCGAATTTAGCCGGGTCGGATGTTGAAACGGTCAGTAGTTACAATGGATTAAGCGCAAAGCATATTGGTACTTATAAAAATAACATCGTGATCGAAAAGGACGGGCAAATCGTGAAGATTGGTGAAAGATCGTTGCAAATTTCGAAAATAGAAGATAAAAACGTATCTGGAACCTATAAAGAAACGATCAAACCTGGTTTTGAAGCTGACTACGATGATCCTTATGAGTTTAGTTTCCAATATAAACATTCAGGTTCCATGCCGCTATTTACGTACACAACACCAACAGGAAAACAAGAGAATGGACAAATTCATATTAGCAGTGGGAAGCTCTATTTAGATCTAGGCGTAGAAAAAATGGATGAGCATTCCTACCGTTCCAACCAACGACAAAACTACGATCAGGAATTTAATCGCGTATTTGAAGAGTAATAAAACAACAGGCCCTCAGGTGATCATTCGCTTGAGGGCAAATCATGTAACAAAGAGAAAGGGGAGAGGTAGAGTTGGAATCGGATGTGAAAGCATTGGAGATTGTCGGATTGACGAAGATGTACAAAAACGGACGGGGAATTCAGGATTTGAACCTTTCTGTTGATCCAGGTGATGTATTTGGCTTCCTGGGACCAAACGGAGCGGGTAAAACGACCGCGATGAAAATGATGACGGGTTTAATCAAACCCGATCAAGGCGATGTGAAAATTTTCGGAACGAGTATTCTTGAAGATTATGTGGGGGCGATGCAACATGTTGGCTGCATGATCGAGACAGCAGAATCTTTCCCCTATTTGACGGCCTATGATAATTTGAAGCTGTTTGCAAATTTTTATCCGAACGTCGATCCGCAAAGAATCGATGAATGTTTGCAGCTGACAGGATTAATCCAGTATAAACAAGAAAAGGCGAGAGGGTTCTCGCTTGGTATGAAACAACGATTAGGGATTGCCGCCGCGATTTTATCGAAACCGAAATTGTTGATTTTAGATGAGCCGTTAAATGGGCTCGATGTTGAGGGTATGTTGGACATGAGAAAACTAATTAAGCGGCTGGCTGAAGAGGAAGGGACGACTTTTTTCATTTCTAGCCACTTGATTCACGATGTCGAGTTGACGTGTACGCGAATTGGTGTTGTTTATAGCGGACAGCTAATCAATATTGATTATACAAAAAACATCCTCGCGAACTATGCTTCATTAGAAAATTATTTTGTGAGCGAGGTGGACAGAAATGCCCG
This portion of the Ammoniphilus oxalaticus genome encodes:
- a CDS encoding ABC transporter ATP-binding protein; this encodes MESDVKALEIVGLTKMYKNGRGIQDLNLSVDPGDVFGFLGPNGAGKTTAMKMMTGLIKPDQGDVKIFGTSILEDYVGAMQHVGCMIETAESFPYLTAYDNLKLFANFYPNVDPQRIDECLQLTGLIQYKQEKARGFSLGMKQRLGIAAAILSKPKLLILDEPLNGLDVEGMLDMRKLIKRLAEEEGTTFFISSHLIHDVELTCTRIGVVYSGQLINIDYTKNILANYASLENYFVSEVDRNARV